The nucleotide sequence TGAATTGATACtaaggatatttttctttttaatcgtaACGTgaaaaatttatacataaaataatcTAAACAAGGAAATATTCTCCTTGTATCTTTCGACTTGCCAAATCACCTCCTGACATaggtttgttttaaaaaaaaaatggaagtgaaATACTAAACTGTGTAACTCCACTGTCACTACCTGAGTAGAATACTTTCAAAAGAATGTAGTTGGATACTTTCAAAAGAATGTAATTGGAAGTACTGTAACTATTGCAAAGTAATTTTCGAACATGAACTAAAAAACACAGACCCTTTTATGGCATTGAGAGCATTCAAAAGACAGACAGAGTCCTACATCATGTTGATGCCAATGGCAAAGACATTAACCTTTCTTAATATAAGGACTACAAACTCTTCGTCTAGTCTTGCGTGATCTGTTGGCAAATAAGTTGGTCATATAAAAAATTCTTCTTATGCTTAAATGTTACTGTACAAAAAACGGAGGTGTGATGCTAGATGATTAAAATGACGATGGAATGAAAAATTAACAGGTTACAGAGCCCGCTTCCTTTACATAATTAACACAAACATGCTTCTGGCAGTTTCAAAGGCTCGCAGCTGTCGTGTTGTCACAAAGGTGGAGGAGACTGATATTTTCAGCATCCttgctttcgttttttttttccatattcgaaATCAAATGATACACCTGTGACTGGCACTTGCAAAATGCTTATAGGAGAATATATGGATTGTGTACATATGCGTACATGCGTATAATGACTAAAATGGATTACAGTTAAATGTCATGATTCTTAAGAgtaatacagtatataacataaaaaatgacacttcaaaaacgTCTGACGTCACTATACTAGAACACACATttttcatcaactttttttttattatttttttcagttgcTATTTTAATCACATTTTTATATCAAACATTAGGTCCTATCCTCAACACCTCAATGATATTGACACAGTCACGGAAAACTGTGCAATCTTATAAAAAGTACTTCCCTATTCCGAGTGCTGCTTCCTCACAGTTATGAGAGCTTGAAGATCAACAATGATTGGCAGTAGCAACGGCCAGATAAATGGCTGGCTGGTCGACTACCCTAAAACACACGCAGCAACTATGATTAAGCTCAACAATTAATAATGCCAATATCAACCCAGCAGTCGTTACTAACACCAATGTCACTCAGCATGTCAGACACATCCGAAAATTCAAAATGAGATCCAGAGGACGTGGAGACGGCATCGAAGTCGAGATCAGAGTTGATTTCGTCCACCTCCACCTTGAAATCGTCGGAGGGGATCTGGAGGAAGTCCGAGAGGGAATCGAGATCACCGAGGGGAGACTCAGTAGGGGGCTCTTGCTTGATTTCTACTAAAGGCTCCAACTTTATTGTATGGGGAAGGGGgagtgtaggaggaggaggaggtgggtcagTCACTCTAGTTTCTGACAATGAGGTAGAAAGAAGAGGTTTTGGTGCAAAGACTTCGTCGCGCACTGCCCGGCGTTTTCGACTGTACAAAACGCCATCcccatcatcgtcgtcgtcgtcgtcctcGTCTGTGTCAACATCGCACGGCGAGGTCATTGACGCTGACAAGATGGACTCTGGTTTTAAGGATGTAAGGCCTGGTGCGCTCTCGATAGTATAGAGACCATACAAGAAAGGTTCCTTTGCAGGACTTGAGGAAGATGTTAACCTGTTCTTACTGCGGTTGCTGATCGTAGTCGTGGTGGTGATACGGCAGTCGTACAAGGACGCACTCTCAGGCGATGCTGGCATCTCCTGGGGCGTAGCAGGAACCTCGACAGGAGAAGTACACTGCGATATTGGAACATACATGGTGTTGCGGATCGACTCTTTGAATTTTTTATCGATTTTGAGCTTGAGCTTCAATTTGTTGTGATTAATTGACGAGATACCGCTGGTCAGTTGTGCTCTAGTGGTGTCAGCTGCTGCCAGTTTGATGCCCTTGAGAGCATTAGTTGCGATGATATTCGTCTTGATGTCCTTGGCCTTGGATACCCGACCTTTTTCCAGCGTCTTGATGTTGGCGTTTCCCGATTTGGTTTTCTTCCGAGGTCTATATTTGTAGTCTGGATACTCTTGCATGTGTAGCAAGCGC is from Palaemon carinicauda isolate YSFRI2023 chromosome 13, ASM3689809v2, whole genome shotgun sequence and encodes:
- the LOC137652185 gene encoding transcription factor SOX-4-like; amino-acid sequence: MNAFMVWSQMERREIVKFAPDMHNAEISKQLGKRWKNLTEGQRQPYIQEAERLRLLHMQEYPDYKYRPRKKTKSGNANIKTLEKGRVSKAKDIKTNIIATNALKGIKLAAADTTRAQLTSGISSINHNKLKLKLKIDKKFKESIRNTMYVPISQCTSPVEVPATPQEMPASPESASLYDCRITTTTTISNRSKNRLTSSSSPAKEPFLYGLYTIESAPGLTSLKPESILSASMTSPCDVDTDEDDDDDDDGDGVLYSRKRRAVRDEVFAPKPLLSTSLSETRVTDPPPPPPTLPLPHTIKLEPLVEIKQEPPTESPLGDLDSLSDFLQIPSDDFKVEVDEINSDLDFDAVSTSSGSHFEFSDVSDMLSDIGVSNDCWVDIGIINC